From Streptomyces sp. NBC_01460, a single genomic window includes:
- a CDS encoding aldo/keto reductase has translation MGAVGLGCMPMSWAYTTSQQRGDRSVRTVHAALDAGVQLLDTADMYGPFTNELLVGRALKGRRHEAFLSTKCGLLVGDQHIVANGRPGYVRRACDASLRRLQTDVIDLYQLHRADPEVPVEETWGAMADLVTAGKVRSLGLCAIGARAGRRPGARMHDGTIRQLERVQQVFPVSAVQAELSVWSPQALDDLLPWCAARGVGVLAAMPLGSGYLTGTLKPGQGFEPDDPRARHPRFTAEMMAANQPVVVGLRRIAERHGATPAQVALAWVLRQGRHVVPVPGAKRERWAVENAGAAGLVLTDGDLAEMAGLPPARGSWD, from the coding sequence GTGGGCGCGGTCGGGCTGGGCTGTATGCCGATGAGCTGGGCCTACACCACGTCGCAGCAGCGCGGTGACCGCTCGGTGCGGACCGTGCACGCCGCGCTGGACGCGGGCGTCCAGCTGCTCGACACCGCCGACATGTACGGCCCCTTCACCAACGAGCTGCTCGTCGGACGGGCGCTCAAGGGGCGCCGCCACGAAGCCTTCCTCTCCACCAAGTGCGGGCTGCTGGTGGGCGATCAGCACATCGTGGCCAACGGCCGCCCCGGGTACGTGCGCCGCGCCTGCGACGCCTCGCTGCGGCGTCTCCAGACCGATGTGATCGATCTCTACCAGCTGCACCGGGCGGACCCCGAGGTCCCGGTGGAGGAGACCTGGGGCGCCATGGCGGACCTGGTGACCGCGGGCAAGGTGCGGTCGCTCGGACTCTGCGCGATCGGCGCCCGCGCGGGCCGCCGGCCGGGGGCGCGGATGCACGACGGGACCATCCGGCAGCTGGAGCGTGTCCAGCAGGTCTTCCCCGTCAGCGCGGTCCAGGCGGAGCTCTCGGTGTGGTCGCCCCAGGCTCTGGACGATCTGCTGCCGTGGTGCGCGGCCCGGGGGGTGGGCGTGCTGGCGGCGATGCCGCTGGGCAGCGGCTATCTCACGGGGACGCTCAAGCCGGGCCAGGGTTTCGAACCGGACGACCCGCGGGCGAGGCACCCCCGCTTCACCGCGGAGATGATGGCGGCCAACCAGCCGGTGGTGGTGGGGCTCCGCAGGATCGCGGAGCGGCACGGCGCGACTCCGGCGCAGGTGGCTCTCGCGTGGGTCCTGCGCCAGGGCCGCCATGTGGTGCCCGTGCCCGGCGCGAAGCGGGAGCGGTGGGCCGTGGAGAACGCGGGAGCCGCGGGGCTGGTGCTCACGGACGGGGATCTGGCCGAGATGGCCGGGCTGCCGCCCGCCCGCGGCTCGTGGGACTGA
- a CDS encoding 2-hydroxyacid dehydrogenase: MTSAPASATDIWLPFAAEEVDGLPEGLNYRFWDGGREYPADPSDCAFYVVPYMKGPEVAVRPLEAMRSVQVVQTLSAGIDHVEPGLGLLPAGVRLCNAKGVHEASTAELALALVLASLRGFPGFVHGQDKEEWRSGFYPALADKSVLVVGYGSIGAAIEDRLAPFECARVVRVARSARATARGPVHAIDELPALLPEADIVILSTPLNPSTQGLVGPAFLAAMRDGALLVNVARGAVVDTEALLSELESGRLRAALDVTDPEPLPAGHPLWHAPHTLITPHVGGSTSAFLPRAKRLLAGQLTRFAAGEPVDNLVLTTG, translated from the coding sequence ATGACTTCCGCACCCGCATCCGCCACCGACATATGGCTCCCGTTCGCCGCCGAAGAGGTCGACGGCCTCCCCGAGGGTCTCAACTACCGTTTCTGGGACGGAGGCCGGGAGTACCCGGCGGACCCCTCCGACTGCGCCTTCTACGTCGTCCCGTACATGAAGGGCCCCGAGGTCGCGGTCCGTCCGCTCGAGGCGATGCGGTCGGTCCAGGTCGTCCAGACCCTCTCCGCCGGCATCGACCACGTGGAGCCCGGGCTCGGCCTGCTGCCCGCTGGGGTGCGGCTGTGCAACGCCAAGGGTGTGCACGAGGCCTCGACCGCCGAGCTCGCGCTCGCCCTGGTCCTCGCCTCCCTCCGCGGCTTCCCGGGCTTCGTGCACGGGCAGGACAAGGAGGAGTGGCGTTCCGGCTTCTACCCGGCGCTCGCCGACAAGTCCGTTCTCGTGGTGGGCTACGGATCGATCGGCGCGGCCATCGAGGACCGGCTCGCACCCTTCGAGTGCGCGCGGGTGGTGCGCGTCGCACGCTCGGCCCGGGCAACCGCGCGCGGCCCCGTACACGCGATCGACGAGCTTCCGGCCCTGCTGCCCGAGGCCGACATCGTCATCCTGTCCACTCCGCTGAACCCGTCCACACAAGGGCTGGTGGGCCCCGCCTTCCTCGCCGCGATGCGGGACGGCGCGCTCCTCGTGAACGTCGCGCGGGGGGCCGTCGTCGACACCGAGGCCCTCCTGTCCGAACTCGAGTCCGGGCGCTTGCGCGCCGCACTCGACGTGACCGACCCCGAACCGCTGCCCGCCGGCCACCCCCTCTGGCATGCTCCCCACACGCTGATCACCCCCCATGTGGGCGGCAGCACCTCCGCGTTCCTGCCCCGGGCCAAGCGGCTGCTGGCCGGACAGCTCACCCGGTTCGCCGCCGGGGAGCCGGTCGACAACCTCGTGCTCACCACCGGCTGA
- a CDS encoding EAL domain-containing protein, producing the protein MSALGALLSQQPSSGRTMGLRSQLALAAVCAGYAVGAAVGWGSPGLALFMGDFGLSAAALIAAVSCFLYARAAGSRFRPAWLLFSLSSAMAAGGNAVWGWYEVVLGRPVPTPSLADLFFLCFAPPAIVGLLVLAKRPVTRAGWVCLVLDAWLIGGSLLTLSWSLALAHTAHVANAEGESVARAALSLAYPLLDIVLVSMVLALHFRRINLNRSAVNTAIAGLALTVVCDALFTAPLLRSVYHSGQLLDAGWFAGSLILAYAPWGVRRDQDNAVEAPAPEPRAVSRPIAGSLAALTPYLAAAVCTLGILYNVVEGRRVDRVVVLTGCAVVLALVLRQAIMLLDNIALTQELAQKENHFRSLVQGSSDVIMIAEPSGVLRYVSPAAAGVYRRDAEDLVGAELSSIIHPDDLGGVVHELRRFLAAPSREEPTTRIECRFGSGTGDWLHVESTVNRHQGGLLLNSRDVTERVRLQAQLQHNAEHDPLTDLPNRALFTARVGQALGGRRAGDPGTAVLFIDLDGFKAVNDSIGHQAGDELLVQAARRLQESVRTSDTAARLGGDEFAALIVGDGTRDQAARECQVHEIADRLRLRLSQPYRIGTGEVRVAASIGVAFAEPSITPKDLMRNADLAMYRAKAGGKDRVELYAPQMQADVVRRSELATRLRTALRDGEFALLHQPVVHLASGTVAAVSAQARWRSAQGILFTPAEFLRVSEDSDRAAELGTWLLEEAVEQAADRFLAGHPVSVSVRVSAARLLDRAFPPGSVEALLTRHGLPSGALMIEVADSDPRISFDELEQRLVALRRLGVRIALDGFGSGYAAVNALRRLPIDVLKLDRCLVEGVVESARLHKITSGLLRIAGDLGMQSVADGVDVPEQVRALRAMGCTHGQGMAFAGPLDEYRLRHTLIRGKYPVPGAGGAAQPVLAGGAIPLQSRSHDETPVPPT; encoded by the coding sequence GTGAGCGCCCTCGGAGCCCTGCTCTCCCAGCAGCCGTCCTCCGGGCGGACCATGGGGCTGCGCTCCCAACTCGCCCTCGCCGCCGTCTGTGCCGGATACGCCGTGGGGGCCGCCGTCGGCTGGGGTTCGCCCGGACTCGCCCTGTTCATGGGTGACTTCGGCCTCAGTGCCGCCGCCCTGATCGCCGCTGTCTCCTGCTTCCTCTACGCACGCGCCGCCGGCAGCCGGTTCCGGCCCGCCTGGCTCCTCTTCTCGCTCTCCTCGGCCATGGCGGCCGGAGGCAACGCGGTCTGGGGGTGGTACGAGGTGGTGCTCGGGCGCCCGGTGCCCACCCCCTCCCTGGCGGACCTCTTCTTCCTCTGTTTCGCGCCGCCCGCCATCGTCGGACTGCTCGTCCTCGCCAAACGGCCCGTCACGCGCGCGGGCTGGGTCTGCCTGGTGCTGGACGCCTGGTTGATCGGCGGATCCCTGCTGACGCTCTCCTGGAGCCTCGCGCTGGCCCACACCGCCCACGTCGCGAACGCCGAAGGGGAGAGCGTGGCCAGGGCCGCGCTCTCGCTGGCCTATCCGCTGCTCGACATCGTGCTCGTCTCCATGGTCCTCGCGCTGCACTTCCGGCGGATCAACCTGAACCGCTCCGCGGTCAACACCGCCATCGCCGGACTCGCGCTGACCGTGGTCTGCGACGCCCTGTTCACCGCCCCGCTGCTGCGCTCGGTGTACCACTCGGGCCAGTTGCTGGACGCCGGGTGGTTCGCCGGTTCGCTGATCCTCGCGTACGCCCCCTGGGGGGTCCGCCGCGACCAGGACAACGCTGTCGAGGCCCCCGCCCCCGAGCCACGTGCCGTGAGCCGCCCCATCGCCGGCTCGCTCGCCGCGCTCACGCCGTACCTGGCCGCGGCGGTCTGCACCCTCGGCATCCTCTACAACGTCGTGGAGGGGCGGAGGGTCGACCGGGTCGTCGTCCTCACCGGCTGCGCGGTCGTGCTCGCCCTGGTCCTGCGGCAGGCCATCATGCTCCTCGACAACATCGCGCTCACCCAGGAACTGGCCCAGAAGGAGAACCACTTCCGCTCCCTGGTGCAGGGCTCCAGCGACGTCATCATGATCGCCGAGCCGAGCGGTGTGCTCCGCTACGTCAGCCCGGCGGCCGCCGGCGTCTACCGCCGCGACGCCGAGGACCTCGTCGGCGCGGAGCTGTCCTCGATCATCCATCCCGACGACCTCGGGGGAGTCGTCCACGAACTCCGGCGCTTCCTCGCCGCGCCCTCCCGCGAGGAGCCCACCACCCGGATCGAGTGCCGCTTCGGATCGGGCACGGGCGACTGGCTCCACGTCGAGTCCACGGTCAACCGCCACCAGGGCGGTCTGCTGCTCAACAGCCGCGACGTGACCGAGCGGGTCAGGCTGCAGGCGCAGCTCCAGCACAACGCCGAACACGACCCGCTCACCGACCTGCCCAACCGCGCCCTCTTCACCGCCCGGGTCGGACAGGCGCTGGGCGGCCGCCGGGCCGGGGACCCGGGCACCGCCGTGCTCTTCATCGACCTCGACGGCTTCAAGGCCGTCAACGACTCCATCGGCCACCAGGCGGGCGACGAGCTCCTCGTCCAGGCCGCCCGCCGCCTGCAGGAGTCCGTGCGCACCTCGGACACCGCGGCACGCCTCGGGGGCGACGAGTTCGCCGCGCTCATCGTCGGCGACGGCACCCGCGACCAGGCCGCCCGTGAGTGCCAGGTCCACGAGATCGCCGACCGGCTGCGCCTCAGGCTCTCCCAGCCGTACCGGATCGGCACCGGAGAGGTCCGGGTGGCCGCTTCCATCGGGGTCGCCTTCGCCGAGCCCTCCATCACACCCAAGGACCTGATGCGCAACGCCGACCTCGCCATGTACCGGGCGAAGGCCGGCGGCAAGGACCGGGTCGAGCTGTACGCCCCGCAGATGCAGGCCGACGTCGTGCGCCGCTCCGAGCTCGCCACACGGCTGCGCACCGCCCTGCGCGACGGCGAGTTCGCGCTGCTCCACCAGCCCGTGGTGCACCTGGCCAGCGGCACGGTCGCGGCCGTCTCCGCCCAGGCCCGCTGGCGCTCCGCCCAGGGCATCCTGTTCACCCCGGCCGAATTCCTCCGGGTGTCCGAGGACAGCGACCGCGCGGCCGAGCTGGGCACCTGGCTGCTGGAGGAGGCCGTCGAGCAGGCCGCGGACCGGTTCCTGGCCGGCCATCCGGTCTCCGTCTCCGTGCGCGTGTCGGCCGCCCGTCTCCTCGACCGGGCGTTCCCCCCGGGCTCCGTCGAGGCGCTCCTGACCCGGCACGGGCTGCCGTCCGGGGCCCTGATGATCGAAGTGGCCGACAGCGACCCGCGGATCTCCTTCGACGAGCTGGAGCAGCGGCTGGTCGCCCTGCGCCGTCTCGGGGTCCGGATCGCGCTCGACGGCTTCGGCAGCGGGTACGCCGCCGTCAACGCCCTGCGCCGGCTCCCCATCGACGTACTGAAACTGGACCGGTGCCTGGTGGAGGGCGTCGTCGAGTCGGCGAGGCTCCACAAGATCACCAGTGGCCTGCTGCGCATCGCCGGCGACCTCGGTATGCAGTCCGTCGCCGACGGGGTGGACGTGCCCGAGCAGGTGCGCGCGCTGCGCGCCATGGGGTGCACGCACGGCCAGGGAATGGCCTTCGCGGGCCCGTTGGACGAGTACCGGCTGCGGCACACGCTGATCCGTGGGAAGTACCCCGTCCCGGGCGCCGGAGGGGCCGCTCAACCCGTGCTGGCGGGCGGTGCGATCCCGCTCCAGAGCCGCTCACATGATGAGACTCCCGTCCCACCCACTTGA